One genomic window of Magnolia sinica isolate HGM2019 chromosome 3, MsV1, whole genome shotgun sequence includes the following:
- the LOC131241083 gene encoding glutamate receptor 2.7-like, with translation MAWALPPLHLLLLLGALGWWATPTTGKTLKIGVPANYSYPKYVLVKCNWTSNQTCFSGHAIDVFRLVWKNLHNNIDYVFIPFHGPYDSLIMQVYHGKFDAVVGDISIVAKRCEYVEFSRPYTETGARMVVLEKQEHGKAWIFVKPFTMTLWALTGFIFLYNGIIVWVIETANNEKESSFSEKFGNLIWLSFTTLFPIHGERLRSNLSRMAMVVWLFVALVLTQSYTASLTSMLTVRRLRPSVVDVESLLKNKSKVGCDAGSFMSRYLEDVVEFEATCVETYAFDQYAQALSIGTIKAAFLEIPYIQLFLDENPKGYTVTGPTYEIGGFAFVFPKGSDIVEKVSDEILRLRENGTLRKMERLLTHKRSTMEPSNDENDGRLSPDGFWGLFFITGGMSTSALLLFLVGRLRDNWRYKYFPWIQLVGQRVWLIFRPNKIHDNDDPGPNHHVLVLRDLRRWNTL, from the exons ATGGCTTGGGCTCTTCCTCCTCTCCATCTCCTCCTATTGCTTGGTGCattgggatggtgggccacaccaactacCGGAAAAACTCTCAAAATCGGCGTTCCAGCGAATTATTCATATCCCAAGTACGTGCTTGTAAAATGCAACTGGACTTCGAACCAAACATGTTTCAGTGGCCACGCTATCGATGTCTTCCGACTGGTCTGGAAGAATCTACACAACAACATAGACTACGTGTTCATTCCTTTCCATGGCCCCTACGACTCTTTGATCATGCAAGTTTATCACGGG AAATTCGATGCAGTTGTAGGCGATATATCGATAGTGGCCAAACGATGTGAGTACGTAGAATTCTCCCGACCTTACACAGAAACAGGAGCGAGAATGGTGGTGCTTGAGAAGCAAGAACATGGAAAAGCTTGGATCTTCGTAAAGCCCTTCACGATGACATTGTGGGCCTTAACAGGGTTCATTTTCTTGTACAACGGCATAATCGTGTGGGTTATAGAGACTGCTAACAATGAAAAAGAGAGCTCCTTTTCAGAGAAATTTGGAAACTTGATCTGGCTTTCCTTCACCACCCTCTTCCCCATTCACG GGGAAAGGCTGCGTAGCAATCTATCTCGAATGGCTATGGTGGTGTGGCTGTTCGTGGCACTGGTCTTGACTCAGAGCTACACGGCTAGCCTCACCTCGATGCTGACTGTACGGCGACTTAGACCGAGTGTGGTGGATGTCGAGTCGTTGTTAAAGAACAAAAGTAAGGTGGGGTGCGACGCTGGGTCGTTCATGTCAAGGTACTTGGAAGACGTGGTGGAATTTGAGGCCACGTGCGTTGAGACGTACGCGTTTGATCAGTACGCACAGGCACTTTCAATTGGAACAATCAAGGCTGCCTTCCTTGAAATCCCATACATTCAACTCTTCCTTGATGAGAATCCCAAGGGTTATACTGTCACTGGGCCCACCTACGAAATTGGAGGATTTGCCTTT GTATTCCCAAAAGGTTCAGATATCGTCGAGAAAGTCTCTGACGAGATTCTAAGACTGCGGGAAAATGGGACGTTGCGCAAGATGGAGAGATTACTGACTCACAAGCGTTCAACCATGGAGCCCAGCAACGATGAGAATGATGGCAGGTTGAGCCCGGATGGCTTTTGGGGGCTCTTCTTTATCACAGGCGGCATGTCTACTTCAGCTCTCCTTCTATTCCTTGTGGGCCGACTACGCGACAATTGGCGGTACAAGTATTTCCCTTGGATCCAATTGGTGGGCCAAAG